From the genome of Spirosomataceae bacterium TFI 002, one region includes:
- a CDS encoding Pimeloyl-ACP methyl ester carboxylesterase (non-canonical start codon;~manually curated) encodes MAQRQVINEAKFVSIGGIEQWITINGDDRTKPIILFIHGGPGSTMSQFNNAMYRAWEKYFVLVNWDQRGAGKTYGRHAPEEVTEDYWIENPLTVKQMTADGIEVIEYVLQLLKKDKVVLIGTSWGSILGTEMALINPELFHAYLGHSQFVSFAENFKYSYTRTYELAKIENNTENIEKLESLGNPPYDNARSYGQLLRVVKGYEAKSSKPAPESWFKLAPAYDNEKEAKARYDGDDYSFINFVGHQKLQIKAMAAGIDFYKNGLKFEIPVYYIQGEKDILTASAINKPYFDKITAPHKEYYLLPDAGHGHNGSVVEKQYEIVKNLKIN; translated from the coding sequence ATTGCTCAAAGACAAGTTATAAATGAAGCTAAATTTGTTTCAATAGGCGGAATAGAACAATGGATAACAATCAATGGAGATGACAGAACCAAACCTATTATCTTATTTATTCATGGCGGGCCTGGTAGTACTATGAGTCAGTTCAATAATGCAATGTATCGTGCATGGGAGAAGTATTTTGTGTTGGTAAACTGGGATCAAAGAGGGGCGGGAAAAACATATGGTCGCCATGCACCTGAAGAAGTAACTGAAGACTATTGGATTGAGAACCCATTAACTGTAAAACAAATGACAGCTGATGGAATAGAAGTAATTGAATACGTTCTCCAGCTCCTAAAAAAAGACAAAGTAGTCTTGATTGGTACTTCATGGGGTTCTATTCTTGGCACAGAAATGGCACTTATAAACCCTGAACTTTTCCATGCTTACTTAGGTCATTCTCAGTTTGTAAGCTTCGCCGAAAATTTCAAATATTCTTATACCCGAACTTACGAACTCGCTAAAATTGAGAACAATACCGAGAATATTGAAAAACTAGAATCACTTGGTAATCCGCCATATGATAATGCCCGCAGTTACGGTCAGCTTTTACGAGTAGTTAAAGGCTATGAAGCTAAAAGCTCAAAACCTGCCCCAGAATCATGGTTTAAATTAGCTCCTGCGTACGACAATGAAAAGGAAGCTAAGGCTAGATATGATGGCGACGATTATTCGTTTATAAATTTTGTAGGACATCAAAAACTTCAAATAAAAGCAATGGCTGCTGGAATTGATTTTTACAAAAACGGACTGAAGTTTGAAATACCAGTTTACTACATTCAAGGAGAGAAAGACATTTTAACAGCATCTGCTATAAATAAGCCATATTTTGACAAAATAACAGCTCCTCACAAAGAGTATTATTTACTTCCTGATGCGGGGCACGGGCACAATGGATCTGTTGTTGAAAAGCAATATGAGATTGTTAAGAATTTAAAGATCAATTGA
- a CDS encoding bile acid:Na+ symporter, BASS family, giving the protein MTDLLSKVLLPLSLAIIMLGMGMTLIPADFTRIVKYPKAALVGLTNQLILLPIIAFILAIVFKLEPIMAIGLMAIAIAPGGATTNLVTQICRGNIALSVTLTAVCSFVSIITIPFILSYSLEYFTDQSGIVIKLPILQTILQIMVITVIPISIGMIIKKYKPEFSDKMEKPMRTASTVIFAVVFIAVLAANYNMLSVGLKTVGIVTLLLNLLTMGIGFLSAKAFSLDFKNAITITIESGIQNGTLSFVIVTTILNNMEMGIPIAVYSIWMFVSAGVLMWKLGRKESSLATA; this is encoded by the coding sequence ATGACTGATCTATTAAGCAAAGTTCTTTTGCCTCTATCTCTTGCAATTATAATGCTTGGCATGGGCATGACTTTGATTCCTGCAGATTTTACAAGAATAGTTAAATACCCCAAAGCAGCATTGGTTGGCTTAACTAATCAATTGATTCTACTTCCAATTATTGCTTTTATCCTCGCAATTGTATTTAAACTAGAGCCCATTATGGCTATTGGCTTAATGGCTATTGCAATTGCTCCTGGCGGTGCAACAACAAATTTAGTTACACAAATTTGCCGTGGAAACATAGCCCTTTCCGTTACGCTTACAGCAGTATGTAGTTTTGTTAGCATCATCACAATTCCTTTCATTTTGTCGTATTCCCTTGAGTACTTTACTGACCAATCTGGAATTGTGATTAAGTTACCAATCTTACAAACCATATTACAAATTATGGTCATCACAGTAATTCCAATATCCATAGGAATGATTATAAAAAAATACAAACCAGAATTTTCCGATAAAATGGAAAAACCAATGCGTACAGCTTCTACTGTAATTTTTGCAGTTGTTTTTATAGCTGTACTCGCTGCGAACTATAACATGCTTTCAGTAGGCTTAAAAACTGTAGGAATTGTAACACTACTCTTAAACTTACTTACCATGGGAATAGGGTTTCTTTCTGCAAAAGCTTTCAGTTTAGACTTTAAAAATGCCATTACAATCACCATAGAAAGTGGAATCCAAAATGGCACGCTTTCGTTTGTAATCGTTACCACAATACTCAACAATATGGAGATGGGGATTCCTATCGCCGTATATTCAATCTGGATGTTCGTTTCGGCCGGAGTTTTGATGTGGAAACTGGGTCGGAAAGAGAGTTCCTTAGCGACGGCATAA
- a CDS encoding Glucose/arabinose dehydrogenase, beta-propeller fold, with protein sequence MKRILLFTSLFLGLFSTFAQTAPTERQLIENTIQLYFDGWATGDTSKLSEAMHVSCQLKNYRDGEFFEFSKNKYLSFFQLHERTKNLETRIVSVDITNNMGSAKVEISTASSLFTDYFNLMKTTEGWKIADKVSTRTPHKTFNLNAIKLEKETILEGLNRPWSIAFLSENEVLISEKEGDLVKVDLSTKEKISIQGFPTDMADSIGFFHAGDNTGKFEVLLDPNFENNKYIYVSYAAQSSQGRTTKIIRAVLDNNSLKDIKVLFVAEPYSLDRYHYGGGMTFGQDSKLYFTIGERLFNEKDEPVLPLAQNVSDRRGKIYRINADGSIPIDNPDFGKNAQPGLYALGIRAAQGLTLNPITNDIWFSEHGTNQGDEINILKPKANYGWPMRTTGKYRFAEYSPKEIKGNIYTDPTWFWLHTVAPTGLHFYSGDEFKAWNQNLLVGGLSRGSFWRMTIAGETIISAEELFVHDRLRIRKVIQSPIGKLFILTDEVNGKLIQIKNLEI encoded by the coding sequence ATGAAGCGTATTCTTTTATTTACAAGCCTATTCCTAGGTCTATTTTCGACTTTTGCACAAACAGCACCCACGGAAAGACAATTGATTGAAAACACCATCCAATTGTACTTTGATGGTTGGGCTACTGGCGACACCAGCAAACTGAGCGAAGCGATGCACGTCTCTTGTCAATTAAAAAATTACAGAGATGGCGAATTTTTCGAATTCTCTAAAAACAAGTACTTGTCTTTTTTTCAACTACACGAGAGAACCAAAAACTTAGAAACTCGAATTGTGAGCGTTGACATCACCAACAACATGGGAAGTGCTAAAGTTGAAATCAGTACGGCAAGTAGTTTATTCACAGATTATTTCAATCTCATGAAAACAACGGAGGGCTGGAAGATAGCCGACAAAGTTTCTACCAGAACACCACATAAGACTTTCAACTTAAATGCCATAAAACTAGAAAAAGAGACTATTTTAGAAGGACTTAATCGCCCTTGGAGCATCGCTTTCCTTTCAGAAAATGAAGTCTTGATATCAGAGAAAGAAGGTGATTTGGTCAAGGTTGACTTAAGTACAAAAGAGAAAATAAGTATTCAAGGTTTCCCGACGGATATGGCAGATAGTATTGGCTTTTTTCATGCAGGTGATAATACTGGAAAATTTGAGGTTTTGCTCGACCCTAATTTTGAGAACAACAAGTACATCTATGTATCCTATGCAGCTCAAAGCTCTCAAGGAAGAACTACCAAAATCATCAGAGCTGTTTTGGATAATAACTCTTTGAAAGACATTAAGGTGCTTTTTGTAGCAGAGCCTTATTCACTTGACCGCTATCACTATGGTGGCGGAATGACATTTGGGCAAGATAGTAAACTATACTTTACCATTGGCGAACGTCTGTTTAACGAAAAGGACGAACCTGTTTTGCCTTTGGCACAAAACGTAAGTGACAGAAGGGGTAAAATCTATAGAATAAACGCCGACGGGAGTATACCAATTGACAACCCTGACTTTGGCAAAAATGCCCAGCCAGGTTTATATGCCTTAGGAATTCGTGCAGCACAGGGTTTAACCTTAAATCCAATTACGAATGACATCTGGTTTAGCGAACACGGTACCAATCAAGGCGACGAAATAAACATACTCAAACCTAAAGCAAATTACGGTTGGCCTATGAGAACCACAGGAAAGTACAGATTTGCTGAATATTCACCCAAAGAAATAAAAGGCAACATTTACACTGATCCTACATGGTTTTGGTTACACACCGTAGCTCCTACTGGCCTACATTTTTACTCCGGTGATGAGTTCAAAGCTTGGAATCAAAACCTCCTCGTTGGCGGCTTATCAAGGGGTAGTTTTTGGCGAATGACCATAGCAGGTGAAACCATAATAAGTGCCGAAGAACTATTTGTACATGACCGCCTAAGAATACGCAAAGTGATACAAAGCCCAATAGGAAAACTATTCATACTTACTGATGAAGTAAATGGAAAATTGATTCAAATAAAGAACCTTGAAATTTAG
- a CDS encoding AraC-type DNA-binding protein yields MELGSKVLFFFSALGAFNGFIIGIYFLFFSRKKYLSNYLLGALLIVLSIRIGKSVVYFFDYNLAKIYLQIGLTACLFIGPFLYFFIKSEIDKIKTLPKSWIGQLAFWFLLILVIGVVYPYHNFPQYWRAYIIPGIYIQWGLYIALAGFSLIALLKNISQKEKLKPFEKWILTIWLGVLILFAAYVWAITGHSKGSYILGAICFSLILYLVLFTLLYRKKTNDLSTFDNQKYVDKKLPEEDASQIMKQLKKLMEENTLFRNPNLKVNDLAKELNISGHQLSQFLNDNLGKNFTLFVNEYRIAEACKMLLTNKNLTIEAIGEEVGFNSKSTFFSTFKKIKGLTPSAYQQSEGTDL; encoded by the coding sequence GTGGAACTTGGTAGTAAAGTATTGTTCTTTTTTAGTGCTCTGGGAGCATTCAATGGCTTCATAATTGGCATTTACTTCCTGTTCTTTAGTCGTAAAAAATACCTTTCAAATTATCTATTAGGAGCATTACTAATAGTCTTAAGCATAAGAATAGGCAAATCCGTTGTATACTTCTTTGATTATAACCTAGCCAAAATATACCTGCAAATTGGCCTTACTGCTTGCCTTTTTATTGGTCCATTTTTGTATTTCTTTATCAAATCTGAAATTGACAAAATTAAGACTTTACCAAAATCATGGATTGGGCAACTTGCCTTTTGGTTTCTCCTCATTTTGGTAATTGGAGTGGTTTATCCATATCATAACTTTCCGCAATATTGGAGAGCGTACATTATACCTGGCATTTATATTCAGTGGGGACTTTACATCGCTTTAGCTGGTTTTTCTTTAATCGCTTTGCTCAAAAATATAAGTCAAAAGGAAAAATTGAAGCCCTTTGAAAAATGGATTTTGACTATTTGGCTTGGAGTTTTAATTCTATTTGCGGCTTATGTTTGGGCCATAACTGGACATTCCAAAGGCAGCTATATTTTAGGGGCTATTTGCTTTTCTCTTATTCTTTATCTAGTGCTTTTCACTTTGCTTTATCGCAAAAAGACAAACGACCTTTCCACTTTTGATAATCAAAAATATGTCGACAAAAAGTTACCTGAAGAAGATGCTTCACAAATTATGAAGCAACTAAAAAAGCTGATGGAGGAAAATACATTATTCCGAAATCCGAACTTAAAAGTAAACGACCTTGCGAAAGAACTTAATATCTCAGGACATCAATTGTCTCAGTTTTTGAATGATAATTTAGGAAAGAACTTTACACTTTTTGTGAACGAATACCGCATTGCGGAAGCATGCAAAATGCTATTGACTAACAAAAATTTGACCATTGAAGCCATTGGTGAAGAAGTTGGCTTTAATTCTAAATCTACCTTCTTTTCTACATTCAAAAAGATTAAAGGCCTTACTCCCAGTGCATATCAGCAATCTGAAGGTACAGATTTATAA
- a CDS encoding regulatory protein, luxR family, which produces MNLEVLFPYLVYIFKHFWLGEAILNILVFTNAMPFIDLGETWFLGILTGLVCIFLLLAILSKIRPYILCGFWFIALMMLYIWRSGYIFLLMPSLSQSPNAGIYIFVLQSIPLIIFLITTKVISVLQAREFVFFTKVFSASVWISITYLGLIVLSSFINAPFVVANLKIIQSVFWVILVAYGLFFLFWLFFSSKKNFEFIQFQSTFGLLFLISVGGKIYTNMTNSPSAYLKPKYILWGIAAQLIYIYWLLLKEIFKDWNKESIENNLNFETEDSNNQTLVEPLNTNELLNNLSPRELDIFLAYCNGFSYTDISSSYFISPNTVKSHLKSCYRKLNINSKVEAISIVNEFNQTEKQT; this is translated from the coding sequence ATGAATTTAGAAGTGCTATTCCCGTATTTAGTATATATTTTTAAGCATTTTTGGCTCGGCGAAGCCATTCTTAATATACTCGTTTTTACTAATGCAATGCCCTTCATTGACCTTGGCGAAACTTGGTTCCTCGGAATTCTCACTGGGCTAGTATGTATTTTTCTTTTACTAGCTATTTTGTCAAAAATAAGACCCTACATACTCTGTGGGTTTTGGTTTATTGCTTTGATGATGCTTTACATTTGGCGTTCAGGATATATTTTCTTGTTGATGCCAAGTCTTAGTCAAAGTCCTAATGCTGGTATTTATATTTTCGTTTTGCAAAGTATCCCGCTAATCATCTTTTTAATAACCACGAAAGTTATATCAGTTTTACAAGCTAGAGAGTTTGTCTTTTTTACAAAAGTGTTTTCTGCTTCTGTCTGGATTTCTATTACTTACTTGGGATTGATTGTTCTTTCCAGCTTCATAAATGCCCCTTTTGTGGTGGCAAACCTTAAAATAATTCAAAGTGTGTTTTGGGTAATACTAGTCGCATATGGTTTATTTTTCTTGTTCTGGCTTTTTTTTAGCTCCAAGAAAAACTTCGAATTCATTCAATTTCAATCAACATTTGGACTCCTTTTTTTAATATCGGTTGGAGGAAAAATATATACCAATATGACCAATTCACCTTCTGCTTATTTGAAGCCAAAATATATACTTTGGGGAATAGCAGCTCAGTTGATTTACATTTATTGGCTATTGCTGAAAGAGATATTTAAAGATTGGAACAAAGAGTCAATTGAAAATAACCTAAACTTTGAAACTGAAGACAGTAACAATCAAACACTGGTTGAACCATTAAATACGAATGAGCTTTTAAACAACCTAAGCCCCAGAGAGTTAGATATTTTCTTAGCATACTGTAATGGTTTCTCTTATACTGATATCAGTAGTTCTTATTTCATTAGTCCAAACACTGTTAAGTCTCATTTAAAAAGCTGTTATCGCAAACTCAATATTAATTCAAAAGTAGAAGCTATAAGTATTGTCAATGAATTTAATCAAACTGAAAAGCAGACATGA
- a CDS encoding copper-binding protein (NosD): MKLKIEVFTIVALIFLSFVSLGQSTNKQALATLKVTNKNFATVEALTNHGKFSYHLDNTGNKDVSEALQAIFDELGALENVSATVSFLPGVYYLDAPIVVKMASIKLLGHAHGGIDIHGANIESGTIFRLGKNCAPYCFTFDYAGRTKSFPGGESPWPNKNLKLELENLSFVGYNNTGVNTAEGYSRFRGDEPNFRGLHWYPAKDRYDNVETEGQRAIYLPKAPKGEGVSKCELLRVTSCYFTELYVGIDIANCDVSYINKNWFGQLTYGIRLHGDGQGMMVSDNLFADLETAMILSKPIFSTFHDNTFAYLSKCFEIDNIVNSTITGNSVYNWKISTGAAAYGSFCHVKNSMNLNVSNNSITQFLDSKKRTRTVDSEPNGQSFIQFDNSKQLMFSNNIIHSIINQTVVRLHNSSNCVIADNIITFGDNGNAVAETGDSKNNFYRPIDPKTSAPFDKYKY; the protein is encoded by the coding sequence ATGAAGTTAAAAATAGAGGTATTTACGATCGTAGCTTTGATATTCCTCAGCTTTGTCTCACTTGGGCAATCGACAAATAAGCAAGCACTAGCAACATTAAAAGTGACAAACAAAAACTTCGCAACAGTGGAGGCATTGACAAATCACGGAAAGTTTAGCTATCACCTCGATAACACAGGAAACAAAGACGTGTCGGAAGCTTTGCAAGCAATATTTGATGAGCTTGGTGCATTGGAAAATGTATCCGCTACGGTTTCCTTTTTGCCGGGAGTGTATTATTTAGACGCTCCAATTGTCGTAAAAATGGCAAGTATAAAATTGCTAGGACATGCTCATGGAGGTATTGATATTCATGGTGCTAATATAGAAAGCGGGACGATTTTTAGATTGGGTAAAAACTGTGCTCCATATTGCTTCACATTTGATTACGCCGGAAGAACAAAATCGTTTCCAGGAGGAGAGTCACCTTGGCCAAACAAAAACCTCAAACTTGAATTAGAAAACTTATCATTTGTTGGCTACAATAACACAGGAGTCAATACCGCAGAGGGCTACAGCCGATTCAGAGGTGATGAACCAAATTTCAGAGGTTTACATTGGTATCCAGCTAAGGATAGATACGATAATGTAGAAACTGAAGGCCAAAGGGCCATTTATCTTCCCAAAGCTCCAAAAGGCGAGGGTGTGTCAAAATGTGAGCTATTAAGGGTAACTAGCTGCTATTTTACAGAACTATATGTGGGAATTGATATAGCGAATTGCGATGTAAGTTACATCAACAAGAATTGGTTTGGACAGTTGACATACGGAATTCGACTTCATGGAGATGGGCAAGGAATGATGGTAAGTGACAACTTATTCGCCGACTTAGAAACAGCCATGATTTTATCGAAACCTATTTTTTCCACCTTCCATGATAATACTTTCGCATACTTGAGTAAATGCTTTGAAATTGACAACATCGTTAATTCAACTATCACAGGAAACTCTGTATATAACTGGAAAATATCAACTGGAGCAGCGGCTTATGGTTCTTTTTGCCATGTAAAAAACTCTATGAACTTAAACGTTTCAAACAATTCTATTACCCAGTTTTTAGATAGTAAAAAAAGAACACGTACAGTGGATTCTGAGCCCAATGGGCAATCATTTATTCAGTTTGATAATTCGAAACAGTTAATGTTCTCCAACAATATCATTCATTCCATTATTAATCAAACCGTAGTTAGGTTACACAATAGTAGTAATTGTGTCATTGCAGATAATATCATAACCTTTGGAGATAATGGAAATGCTGTTGCCGAAACGGGAGATTCTAAAAACAACTTTTATCGACCAATTGACCCAAAAACTTCAGCACCTTTTGACAAATACAAATATTAG
- a CDS encoding Lysophospholipase L1 — protein MNLKNHYKLGSVLLLILSTISTMGFIFRGESEKLLIQSSIDEVEVLKQKLSNFTLNDGEEYKLINSALKKNYTISFSGKIIDFDTLVIGKGDNRYLSSFIIINRDSIIFNRITRGNKQTSIKHDLKLTNNLGIDIERSLKSTVVTIINEGDTLKIDSDFTGMNSPFVRSSGSTIQVNNFEFKTAEYDADVFIFGDSYVNCASPERWPYYIYNQDLTFLCDGLPGGKSNDAYDFMVSAFSVHKPQYAIWCLGMNDGSDEQEANPKWKSYVQKVVDLCERNNVTLILSTVPTVPSRNHEAKNKIVRQSGYRYIDFDKAISDGKGNWNEGLLAKDGVHPSRLGAEAMANAFIKDFPEIKNYK, from the coding sequence ATGAATTTAAAAAATCACTATAAACTAGGATCCGTATTATTGCTTATTTTAAGTACCATTTCTACAATGGGCTTCATCTTTAGAGGAGAATCAGAAAAGCTTTTAATCCAAAGTTCAATTGATGAGGTTGAGGTCCTAAAGCAGAAACTATCAAATTTCACCCTAAATGATGGTGAAGAGTATAAACTTATCAACTCAGCTTTAAAGAAGAACTATACCATCTCTTTTAGTGGTAAAATCATTGACTTTGACACCCTCGTCATAGGTAAGGGTGATAATCGGTACCTCTCTAGTTTCATCATTATTAATCGTGACAGTATTATTTTTAATAGGATTACAAGAGGTAATAAGCAAACCTCCATCAAGCATGATTTAAAATTAACAAACAACTTAGGTATTGATATTGAAAGGAGTTTGAAATCAACTGTTGTCACAATTATTAATGAAGGTGATACTTTAAAAATTGACTCTGACTTCACAGGTATGAATAGCCCTTTTGTCAGGTCATCCGGCAGTACAATTCAGGTTAACAATTTTGAATTCAAAACAGCGGAGTATGATGCCGATGTTTTCATTTTTGGTGATAGCTATGTGAATTGTGCCAGTCCAGAAAGGTGGCCATATTATATCTACAACCAAGACTTAACTTTCCTTTGCGACGGATTACCAGGAGGAAAATCCAATGATGCATATGATTTTATGGTTTCAGCCTTCTCAGTTCATAAACCACAATACGCCATTTGGTGTCTCGGTATGAATGATGGAAGTGATGAGCAAGAAGCCAATCCAAAATGGAAAAGTTATGTTCAAAAAGTAGTGGACTTGTGCGAGAGAAATAACGTTACACTTATCCTTTCAACTGTTCCTACAGTACCCTCTAGAAATCACGAGGCGAAAAATAAGATTGTAAGACAATCAGGCTATCGGTATATAGATTTTGATAAAGCAATTTCGGATGGAAAAGGAAATTGGAATGAAGGCTTACTGGCAAAAGACGGAGTTCACCCATCTCGATTGGGTGCTGAAGCTATGGCAAATGCATTTATTAAAGATTTCCCTGAAATCAAGAACTACAAATAA
- a CDS encoding Uncharacterized membrane protein has translation MKTNRLEAFSDGVLAIIITIMVLELKVPEETDFHSLISILPIFLSYLMSFIYIGIYWNNHHHLFQITELVNGKILWANLHLLFWLSLIPFATAWIGENYEASAPVTLYGVILLMSAIAYYILQNVIVKNHNEDFTLRKAIGKDLKGKLSVVIYSIGIVASFYSTWLAILCYVAVAIIWFIPDKRIEKSL, from the coding sequence ATGAAAACTAACCGACTTGAAGCATTTAGTGATGGTGTTTTAGCTATCATTATAACCATCATGGTATTGGAATTAAAAGTGCCTGAGGAAACAGATTTCCATTCTCTTATTTCTATTTTACCTATCTTTTTGAGTTACCTGATGAGTTTTATTTACATTGGAATTTACTGGAACAATCATCACCATTTATTTCAAATCACCGAACTTGTAAACGGCAAAATCCTTTGGGCAAACCTGCACTTACTTTTTTGGCTATCGCTAATTCCATTTGCTACAGCTTGGATTGGTGAGAACTATGAGGCATCGGCTCCGGTAACACTTTATGGAGTAATTCTACTTATGAGTGCAATCGCATATTACATATTGCAAAACGTAATAGTTAAAAACCACAATGAGGACTTCACCCTCCGAAAAGCCATTGGTAAAGACTTAAAAGGAAAACTCTCTGTAGTTATCTATAGCATAGGAATTGTAGCGTCTTTTTATTCCACTTGGTTGGCAATTCTGTGCTATGTTGCTGTTGCTATTATTTGGTTTATTCCAGATAAGCGAATTGAAAAATCGCTGTAA
- a CDS encoding Predicted dehydrogenase: MNKIKILVVGCGNMGASHAASYHKMPEFEIVGLVARGESKVKLNEKLEASYPLFTSYEEALKTTKPDAVCISTYPDTHEAYCIMAIEAGCHVFIEKPLADTVAGSENVVAAAKKYNKKVVVGYILRHHPSWEKFVEVAQGLGKPLVMRMNLNQQSHGYMWDVHKNLMASLSPIVDCGVHYIDIMCMMTRAKPVQVSAIGARMTDEIPSDNYNYGQLQLKFDDGSVGWYEAGWGPMMSETAFFIKDVIGPKGCVSIVAKEAGASGKSDNVDSHTKTESIKIHHSEINDKNEFVKKDEWIDMIDEPDHQGLCDREQAYFLKAIQEDMDLTEHLADAVNSLKIAFACDESVKTGEVVKL, encoded by the coding sequence ATGAATAAAATAAAAATATTAGTAGTTGGCTGCGGAAACATGGGGGCATCTCATGCAGCTTCATATCATAAAATGCCTGAATTTGAGATCGTAGGTCTCGTAGCTCGTGGCGAAAGCAAGGTAAAATTGAATGAAAAGCTGGAAGCCAGTTATCCTCTATTTACCAGTTATGAAGAAGCTTTAAAAACCACAAAGCCAGATGCGGTTTGTATCTCTACTTATCCTGATACGCACGAGGCATATTGTATCATGGCGATAGAGGCTGGCTGTCATGTATTCATAGAAAAACCCCTTGCAGATACCGTTGCTGGGTCTGAGAACGTCGTAGCAGCTGCCAAAAAGTATAACAAAAAAGTAGTAGTAGGATATATTTTGCGTCATCACCCATCTTGGGAAAAATTCGTAGAAGTAGCTCAAGGTCTTGGAAAGCCGCTCGTAATGAGAATGAATCTTAATCAGCAGAGTCATGGCTATATGTGGGACGTGCACAAAAACCTAATGGCGAGCCTTAGCCCAATCGTGGATTGCGGCGTTCATTACATCGATATCATGTGTATGATGACAAGAGCGAAGCCTGTTCAAGTAAGTGCAATAGGTGCCCGAATGACTGACGAAATCCCTTCAGATAATTATAATTATGGCCAACTTCAGCTAAAGTTTGATGATGGCTCGGTAGGTTGGTACGAAGCGGGCTGGGGACCAATGATGAGTGAAACTGCCTTTTTTATTAAAGATGTGATAGGGCCAAAAGGTTGTGTATCTATTGTTGCTAAAGAAGCTGGGGCATCTGGCAAGTCTGATAACGTAGATTCTCATACAAAAACTGAATCAATCAAAATTCACCATTCAGAAATCAACGATAAAAATGAATTCGTTAAAAAAGACGAGTGGATTGATATGATTGACGAACCAGACCACCAAGGACTGTGTGATAGAGAACAAGCATATTTCTTAAAGGCTATACAAGAAGACATGGATCTTACCGAACACCTTGCAGACGCTGTCAACAGCCTTAAAATAGCTTTTGCTTGCGATGAAAGTGTAAAAACTGGCGAAGTAGTAAAGCTATAA
- a CDS encoding pyruvate dehydrogenase E1 component beta subunit, whose product MREIQFRDAIKEAMSEEMRRDEMVFLMGEEVAEYNGAYKASQGMLDEFGPKRVIDTPIAELGFAGIGVGAAMNGCRPIIEFMTFNFSLVAIDQIINSAAKIMAMSAGQYSAPIVFRGPTGNAGQLGAQHSQNFENWFANTPGLKVVVPSGPYEAKGLLKSSIRDNDPIIFMESEVMYGDKGEVPESEYLIPLGQANVVQEGSDVTIVTFGKMLPRVVMPAVEELKKLGINAEVIDLRTVRPIDYATVVNSVKKTNRCVVVEEAWPLAAISSEITYHLQRNAFDYLDAPVIRVNNMDIPLHYAPTLIDVTLPNVERTVKAVKEVMYKK is encoded by the coding sequence ATGAGAGAGATCCAATTTAGAGATGCTATAAAAGAGGCCATGTCAGAAGAAATGAGACGCGATGAAATGGTCTTTCTGATGGGTGAAGAGGTTGCAGAATATAATGGTGCTTACAAAGCAAGCCAAGGCATGCTAGATGAGTTTGGACCAAAAAGAGTAATAGACACACCAATTGCCGAACTTGGTTTCGCAGGAATAGGTGTAGGAGCTGCAATGAATGGTTGTAGACCTATTATAGAGTTTATGACTTTCAACTTCTCTCTTGTAGCAATAGATCAAATAATAAACAGTGCTGCCAAAATAATGGCAATGAGTGCGGGCCAATACAGTGCCCCTATTGTTTTTAGAGGCCCTACAGGAAATGCAGGACAACTAGGAGCTCAACACTCTCAGAATTTCGAAAACTGGTTTGCCAATACTCCTGGACTTAAAGTTGTAGTGCCATCAGGTCCTTACGAAGCCAAAGGTTTATTGAAAAGCTCAATCAGAGATAATGATCCTATTATCTTCATGGAGTCGGAAGTAATGTACGGTGACAAAGGTGAAGTACCTGAAAGTGAATACCTAATTCCGCTTGGTCAAGCAAATGTTGTACAAGAAGGATCAGACGTTACAATTGTAACATTTGGAAAAATGCTTCCAAGAGTTGTAATGCCAGCTGTAGAAGAACTCAAGAAATTGGGAATCAATGCAGAGGTTATTGACTTACGTACAGTAAGACCAATTGATTATGCAACGGTTGTGAACTCAGTTAAAAAGACAAATAGATGTGTTGTTGTAGAAGAAGCTTGGCCATTGGCTGCAATTTCTTCTGAAATTACTTATCACTTACAACGTAACGCATTTGACTACCTAGATGCTCCAGTTATTCGTGTAAATAACATGGATATTCCTTTACACTATGCCCCTACACTTATTGACGTTACACTTCCTAACGTAGAAAGAACAGTGAAGGCAGTGAAAGAAGTAATGTATAAAAAGTAA